Proteins encoded in a region of the Zea mays cultivar B73 chromosome 2, Zm-B73-REFERENCE-NAM-5.0, whole genome shotgun sequence genome:
- the LOC109939275 gene encoding uncharacterized protein has product MRKIDKYRGIVGFLDPEMIILKRINEEADEVEAYIVKALLAQQDKECIFVVCQEGYHWALLVIFPKWNTVYNIDSKGYQSPSCYSIKKLFDEAFGAYVDKKGRHNKNFGRTVIWKHFQAHIQPPGSMLCGQYVMYHMLSFADNLSLDRDRYPQGRAGFATCPLLPDEIANVRERLLDFFMNEVIDIGGSCRVEGASYN; this is encoded by the exons ATGAGGAAGATAGACAAATACAGAGGCATAGTTGGCTTTTTAGATCCAGAGATGATCATTTTAAAGAGAATCAATGAAGAGGCTGATGAAGTCGAAGCATACATTGTGAAAGCATTGCTTGCTCAGCAGGACAAGGAGTGCATATTTGTTGTTTGCCAGGAAGG TTACCATTGGGCCTTGTTAGTTATTTTCCCAAAATGGAATACAGTGTACAATATTGACTCCAAAGGTTACCAATCCCCTAGCTGCTATAGTATTAAGAAGCTATTCGACGA GGCTTTTGGTGCTTATGTCGACAAAAAAGGTCGCCATAACAAGAATTTTGGTCGCACAGTTATATGGAAACATTTTCAG GCACACATACAACCACCTGGCAGTATGCTTTGCGGACAATATGTGATGTACCACATGTTATCCTTTGCGGATAATCTTAGTTTGGACCGTGATCGATATCCTCAG GGTCGTGCTGGTTTTGCAACCTGTCCATTATTGCCTGATGAGATAGCAAATGTCCGAGAACGGTTGCTCGACTTCTTCATGAATGAGGTGATAGACATTGGTGGATCATGCAGGGTTGAGGGTGCTTCATATAACTAA
- the LOC103647113 gene encoding uncharacterized protein: MRVDIRIKDWRKVPTVVKSNLWEDVSKKFVMPRDETHTLNVKKVALKSMSHAWKDFKWKLNINYVKKDKTPFEDYPELKKEWWPDFVEWVTSDEYIALGEKGKQSQSMNKFRQKLGRRSYTVQKRKWAKEDAQALTEGKSIPFQDMPDGRHKDWARARNPSGDVNITESHPIIQKISVAGTFTPLDNMDILATAIGSNHPGRTTGVSAYVGLGMGLAQGDGPRKKKRRRTKEYVKRIVDEYEAKFEKLTALCHSMERRLNNSESCSSSKFVDTPDHATHHSVDSLQEVMKCKLVVQIGPQSVVVARGQAYPPKDVVTVHGIERRDDHTKVQVDFVFDNFLEFPLPIPIAGGDMFTLGEAKNSFVLWPKSGIQLAEETTVHAKPQQVPHTSPQVLHHTPEKDKMPTPTMGTEDIDVTHSASNVSKKRKHKHRKHNKSKEKEQKTSQQKNIEDDGLDPLWTPPFHQRSPPPVPNNKQFVLGQPLVSSALLKRMGKQSQCFHKWYFAMTTPISRRQSATHFMVRYEEHDFLEKSGVYAVEFSDVFHIYNDLALDISLHRSWML, encoded by the exons ATGCGTGTTGATATTAGGATAAAGGATTGGCGAAAAGTGCCTACAGTGGTAAAATCAAACCTATGGGAGGATGTTTCAAAGAAATTTGTCATGCCAAGGGATGAAACCCATACCCTCAATGTTAAGAAGGTCGCTTTGAAATCTATGA GCCATGCATGGAAGGATTTCAAGTGGAAACTAAATATAAATTATGTCAAGAAGGACAAAACTCCATTTGAGGACTATCCAGAACTCAAGAAAGAGTGGTGGCCAGACTTTGTGGAGTGGGTTACCTCTGATGAGTATATTGCTCTAGGAGAAAAGGGCAAGCAAAGCCAAAGCATGAATAAGTTCCGACAAAAACTAGGTCGGCGAAGCTATACTGTACAAAAGAGAAAATGGGCAAAGGAAGATGCACAAGCATTAACCGAGGGTAAATCTATTCCATTTCAAGACATGCCAGATGGTCGTCATAAGGATTGGGCAAGGGCGAGGAATCCTTCTGGCGATGTGAACATAACAGAGTCGCATCCAATCATACAGAAAATT TCAGTAGCTGGTACCTTTACACCATTGGATAATATGGACATACTAGCAACAGCAATAGGGAGTAATCATCCAGGGAGGACAACAGGGGTGAGTGCTTATGTGGGTTTAGGGATGGGTCTTGCTCAAGGTGATGGCCCTCGTAAGAAGAAACGTAGAAGAACGAAAGAGTATGTCAAGAGGATTGTGGATGAGTACGAGGCCAAGTTTGAGAAACTGACAGCCCTGTGTCACAGTATGGAGCGTCGATTAAACAATTCTGAGAGTTGCTCATCTTCAAAATTTGTTGATACACCAGACCATGCAACACATCATTCAGTTGACTCATTACAA GAGGTGATGAAATGCAAGTTGGTGGTGCAGATAGGTCCGCAATCTGTTGTGGTCGCTAGAGGGCAGGCTTACCCTCCAAAGGATGTTGTAACCGTCCATGGGATTGAGCGGCGAGATGACCACACAAAAGTGCAGGTTGATTTTGTGTTTGACAACTTCTTGGAATTTCCACTCCCTATTCCTATCGCTGGTGGTGATATGTTCACTCTTGGCGAAGCCAAAAATTCATTTGTGTTATGGCCTAAGTCAGGCATACAACTAGCAGAG GAAACAACAGTTCATGCAAAGCCTCAACAAGTCCCACACACATCGCCTCAGGTACTCCATCACACACCTGAAAAGGATAAAATGCCAACACCAACAATGGGTACCGAGGATATAGATGTCACACATAGTGCCTCCAATGTTAGTAAGAAGAGGAAACATAAGCATAGAAAACATAACAAAAGCAAAGAGAAGGAGCAAAAAACTTCACAACAGAAAAACATAGAAGATGATGGTCTTGATCCCCTTTGGACTCCCCCCTTTCATCAACGatctccaccaccagttccaaaTAATAAACAATTTGTGCTAGGGCAGCCTTTAGTATCTAGTGCATTGCTTAAGAGGATGGGTAAACAGAGCCAGTGTTTCCACAAATGGTATTTTGCTATGACCACGCCAATATCTCGAAGGCAAAGTGCCACACACTTCATGGTACGATACGAAGAACATGATTTTCTTGAAAAATCTGGGGTCTATGCAGTAGAATTCAGTGATGTATTTCACATCTACAATGATCTTGCCCTTGACATATCCTTACATCGGAGTTGGATGCTGTGA